In one window of Fibrobacter sp. DNA:
- a CDS encoding SDR family oxidoreductase — MKYAVVTGASSGIGADFARNLSARGYGLILVARREDRLKTLAAELSTPVEIFTADLSHREECERLGEFMDKFEIGVFINNAGFGDCGAFTESDLGKELQMINVNVNALHVLSKIALKHLQKNSEKAYLLNVGSSAGLLPAGPYMATYYATKAYVVSLSRAIAQELKETKSNVSVSVLCPGPVKTEFNDVANVSFTLPGIEPKFCADYAIAQLFNKKTVIIPGLFMKLTNMFSHIIPAKLAIKITGMQQKKKLHG; from the coding sequence ATGAAGTATGCAGTTGTAACTGGCGCAAGCTCCGGCATCGGTGCCGATTTCGCCCGCAACCTTTCCGCCCGCGGCTACGGCCTCATCCTGGTGGCCCGTCGCGAAGACCGCCTCAAGACTTTGGCAGCAGAGCTTTCCACTCCCGTGGAAATCTTCACCGCAGATCTTTCCCACCGTGAAGAATGCGAACGCCTCGGCGAATTCATGGACAAGTTTGAAATCGGCGTGTTCATCAACAACGCCGGCTTCGGCGATTGCGGTGCCTTCACTGAATCTGACTTGGGCAAGGAACTGCAGATGATCAACGTGAACGTCAACGCACTTCATGTTCTTTCCAAGATTGCCCTGAAGCACCTTCAGAAGAACAGCGAAAAGGCTTACCTGCTGAACGTGGGTTCAAGCGCAGGCCTTCTGCCCGCAGGCCCCTACATGGCAACCTACTACGCCACCAAGGCTTACGTGGTCAGCCTCTCCCGAGCCATTGCCCAGGAACTTAAGGAAACCAAGAGCAACGTATCCGTCAGCGTCCTTTGCCCGGGTCCGGTGAAAACCGAATTCAACGATGTGGCAAACGTCAGCTTCACCCTGCCGGGAATCGAACCCAAGTTCTGCGCCGACTACGCCATCGCCCAGCTTTTCAACAAGAAGACCGTCATTATCCCGGGCCTCTTCATGAAACTCACCAACATGTTCAGCCACATCATTCCGGCTAAGCTTGCCATCAAGATTACCGGCATGCAGCAGAAGAAAAAACTGCACGGATAG
- a CDS encoding DUF5662 family protein produces MFHPIRHFITISKHRHEVIRLCFKAGIGFQGLFHDLSKYSPTEFIPGAKYYTGTESPNNGERRDKGYSLAWMHHKGRNKHHFEFWYDYEMASKKIVPMPMPDRYIKEMFCDRVAASKTYGGASYTQSSPLQYLTQSTASQKMTEDTYRKLLFLLNMLAKKGEKETLAFMRKTKVLPTSAAATEQSAVQPAEQPKQTEPASSQEQV; encoded by the coding sequence ATGTTTCACCCGATCCGTCATTTTATTACCATCAGCAAGCACAGGCACGAAGTGATTCGCTTGTGCTTCAAGGCGGGCATCGGATTCCAGGGTTTGTTCCACGATCTTTCCAAGTACAGCCCCACGGAATTCATTCCCGGCGCAAAGTACTACACCGGCACGGAATCCCCCAACAACGGGGAACGTCGCGACAAGGGCTACAGCTTGGCATGGATGCACCACAAGGGCAGAAACAAGCATCATTTTGAATTCTGGTACGACTATGAAATGGCTTCCAAGAAAATCGTGCCCATGCCTATGCCGGATCGTTACATCAAGGAAATGTTCTGCGACCGCGTAGCCGCATCCAAGACTTACGGCGGAGCAAGCTACACCCAGTCAAGCCCGTTGCAGTACTTGACCCAGAGTACGGCCTCCCAGAAGATGACCGAGGACACCTACCGCAAGCTTTTGTTCCTGCTGAACATGCTGGCAAAGAAGGGCGAAAAGGAAACCCTGGCCTTTATGCGCAAAACCAAGGTGCTCCCCACCAGCGCCGCAGCAACCGAACAGTCTGCAGTACAGCCTGCAGAACAGCCTAAGCAAACCGAGCCGGCATCCTCCCAAGAACAAGTTTAA
- a CDS encoding GspE/PulE family protein translates to MSFELKNPPSQSALRFLTQEQMLRYSALPVDYNEESRILSVAVADPYDFDLINDIQVCAGVFIRPIQASEDKIVQWIAAFAERAVPNFGSDSAANKSNSPVIRLVNEIISEAMHTGVSDIHFEPGEKSFLVRFRKDGVLKVARKLPLRSISEVISRLKIMANMDIAEKRRPLDGRIHFDDGTKNVDIRVSALPTDYGQKMVLRLLDKGQIIHKLDSLGMTQKQIDLCENEIHKPYGMFLITGPTGSGKTTTLYTLLQMIRSTELNISTIEEPIEYKLDGITQTAVNTKIDLTFAAALRTLLRQDPDVIMVGEIRDSETAELAIRAALTGHLVFSTLHTNDAPSAVVRLIDMGIEPFLVASAVNFIMAQRLVRKVCHKCGGKDPNCLTCGGSGYKGRVGLFEMMPMSETLREMVHKNATTAELKQKAIELGMKTLAVDGAEKVAAGLTTDAEVSAEAVV, encoded by the coding sequence ATGTCCTTCGAGCTTAAGAATCCGCCTTCACAAAGCGCCTTGCGTTTCTTGACGCAGGAGCAGATGCTGCGATATTCCGCATTGCCGGTGGATTACAACGAAGAGTCCCGCATTCTTTCTGTAGCCGTAGCCGATCCCTACGATTTTGACTTGATCAACGATATCCAGGTTTGCGCAGGCGTTTTCATTCGCCCTATCCAGGCCAGCGAAGATAAGATTGTTCAGTGGATTGCCGCCTTCGCCGAAAGGGCTGTTCCTAATTTCGGTTCTGATTCTGCAGCAAACAAGTCAAACTCCCCCGTTATCCGGCTTGTGAACGAGATTATTTCCGAAGCCATGCATACTGGCGTTTCCGACATTCACTTCGAGCCGGGCGAAAAATCGTTCCTGGTGCGTTTCCGTAAAGATGGCGTTCTGAAGGTGGCCCGTAAGCTGCCTTTGCGTTCCATTTCCGAGGTGATTTCTCGTTTGAAGATTATGGCAAACATGGACATTGCCGAGAAAAGACGCCCTCTCGATGGTCGTATTCATTTCGACGATGGCACCAAGAATGTGGATATCCGTGTTTCCGCGCTGCCTACGGATTACGGACAAAAGATGGTTCTGCGTCTTCTGGATAAGGGTCAGATCATCCATAAGTTGGATTCCCTGGGCATGACCCAAAAACAGATTGACTTGTGCGAAAACGAAATCCACAAGCCCTATGGAATGTTCCTGATTACAGGTCCCACAGGTAGTGGCAAGACTACAACTCTGTACACCTTGCTGCAGATGATCCGCAGTACGGAACTGAATATTTCCACCATCGAAGAGCCTATTGAATACAAGCTGGATGGTATCACCCAGACCGCTGTCAACACCAAGATTGACTTGACTTTTGCCGCGGCGTTGCGTACTTTGTTGCGCCAGGACCCTGATGTAATCATGGTGGGTGAAATCCGCGATAGCGAAACGGCGGAACTGGCTATTCGTGCGGCTCTTACGGGCCATCTAGTTTTCAGCACATTGCACACAAACGACGCGCCCTCTGCGGTGGTGCGCTTGATCGACATGGGTATCGAACCTTTCCTGGTGGCTTCTGCCGTGAACTTCATTATGGCACAGCGCCTAGTACGCAAGGTATGCCACAAGTGCGGTGGCAAGGACCCCAATTGTCTTACTTGCGGCGGTAGCGGTTACAAGGGTCGCGTAGGTCTTTTCGAAATGATGCCTATGTCCGAAACACTCCGCGAAATGGTACACAAGAATGCCACCACGGCAGAGCTCAAGCAAAAGGCCATAGAACTTGGAATGAAGACTTTGGCGGTTGATGGTGCAGAAAAGGTGGCCGCAGGCCTCACCACCGACGCAGAAGTTTCTGCAGAAGCCGTTGTGTAG
- a CDS encoding SAP domain-containing protein codes for MNIDLTSIGSFYFLKEELVQFCRDNGLPTAGGKEDLTKRIKFFLETGEVTKPSSAPVHKPSTKEANRVIDLQTIIEQNFVCSEQHRAFFKKHLGNTFSFNVQFQTWLKTNAGRTYQEAIEAYGRILKEKKETKPEIDAQFEYNTNIRDFFADNKGHSLDEAIKCWKYKKSLIGHNRYEKTDLVALKK; via the coding sequence ATGAACATAGATTTGACATCCATCGGGTCCTTCTATTTTTTGAAGGAGGAACTGGTGCAGTTTTGTAGGGACAACGGTTTGCCTACGGCTGGTGGAAAGGAAGATCTGACCAAACGGATCAAGTTCTTCCTTGAAACAGGCGAGGTTACCAAACCCAGCTCTGCTCCCGTCCATAAGCCCTCTACCAAGGAAGCAAACCGAGTCATCGATTTGCAGACCATTATCGAACAAAATTTCGTTTGTTCTGAACAGCACCGCGCGTTCTTCAAAAAACATTTAGGAAACACCTTTTCCTTCAATGTGCAGTTCCAGACTTGGCTCAAGACCAACGCTGGCCGCACCTATCAGGAAGCTATTGAAGCCTATGGCCGAATCCTGAAGGAAAAGAAGGAAACCAAGCCCGAGATTGACGCCCAGTTCGAGTATAATACCAACATTCGTGATTTCTTCGCTGACAACAAGGGCCATTCCTTGGATGAAGCTATCAAATGCTGGAAATACAAGAAATCATTGATTGGCCACAACCGTTACGAAAAGACAGACTTGGTTGCCTTGAAGAAATAG
- a CDS encoding prepilin-type N-terminal cleavage/methylation domain-containing protein, producing MRSKKGFTLIELIVTMAVSGIFFTLAMNMFSTANGSFVSYKKAHEAYFDYNVKKAIANRMLSEHQGICDNEGNFHFSGDSTRFISADSLDKAFPFPSPKCRPVDKKRTLVYFLGVPDSSSREVQGYSSYTRH from the coding sequence GTGCGCAGTAAGAAAGGTTTTACCCTGATAGAATTAATCGTGACCATGGCGGTATCCGGAATTTTCTTCACCCTCGCCATGAACATGTTCAGCACCGCAAACGGTTCCTTTGTGAGCTACAAGAAAGCCCACGAAGCCTATTTTGACTACAACGTTAAAAAGGCAATTGCCAACCGCATGCTTAGCGAACATCAGGGAATTTGCGACAACGAAGGAAACTTCCATTTTTCAGGAGATTCCACCAGGTTCATTTCCGCCGATTCTTTGGACAAGGCCTTCCCCTTTCCATCGCCTAAGTGCAGGCCTGTAGACAAAAAAAGAACCCTAGTTTATTTCCTAGGGGTTCCTGATTCATCTTCTCGAGAAGTGCAAGGCTATAGCAGCTATACGCGGCACTAG
- a CDS encoding S1-like domain-containing RNA-binding protein, whose amino-acid sequence MDLGRYNRARVESIAPQGYYLELESGDRVLLPGNKNQYTLEEGEVLDVFVYTDSEDRPIATLDRPYAQAGEFAVLDVKDVNRVGAFLNWGLNKDLFLPYKQQLGELQRGDRCVVYILVDDKSNRIVATEKIKSFLDTDTSELHVGQRVQLAAYEVTREYVDFLVDYRYTGRLMLTPGMERIYIGDTMPGFIQRFTADGKITLSINPIGYKGLMKSDSASSLMQKLEEAGGSLPYGDHTDPEIIRQEFGMSKKNFKKLLGTLFREGKIYIEEDGIRKV is encoded by the coding sequence ATGGATCTTGGAAGATATAACCGCGCTCGCGTCGAAAGCATCGCTCCTCAGGGCTATTACCTGGAACTGGAAAGCGGCGATCGAGTATTGCTCCCTGGCAATAAGAATCAGTACACCCTGGAAGAAGGCGAAGTTCTGGACGTTTTCGTCTACACAGATAGCGAAGACCGCCCCATCGCCACCTTGGACCGCCCTTACGCACAGGCAGGCGAATTCGCCGTGCTGGACGTGAAGGACGTGAACCGCGTTGGCGCATTCTTGAACTGGGGTTTGAACAAGGACCTTTTCCTCCCCTACAAGCAGCAGCTTGGTGAACTCCAGCGTGGTGACCGCTGCGTGGTCTACATTCTTGTGGACGACAAGAGTAACCGCATCGTGGCTACCGAAAAAATCAAGAGTTTCTTGGATACCGACACCAGCGAACTTCACGTGGGCCAGCGCGTTCAGCTTGCCGCCTACGAAGTCACCAGAGAATACGTGGACTTTTTGGTGGACTACCGCTACACCGGCCGCCTGATGCTCACCCCCGGTATGGAACGCATCTACATCGGCGATACCATGCCCGGCTTTATCCAGCGTTTCACCGCCGACGGAAAGATTACTCTCAGTATCAATCCCATCGGCTACAAGGGCCTCATGAAGAGCGACAGCGCAAGCTCCTTGATGCAGAAGCTCGAAGAAGCTGGTGGCAGCCTCCCCTATGGTGACCACACCGATCCCGAAATCATCCGCCAGGAATTCGGCATGTCCAAGAAGAACTTCAAGAAGCTTCTGGGCACCCTCTTCCGCGAAGGCAAGATTTACATCGAAGAAGACGGAATCCGCAAAGTATAA
- a CDS encoding putative sulfate exporter family transporter codes for MKEKIAKIAFVALILAACCPCVASWMALLAGIVYAFAFGGPAFPKFAKKTQKYLLQGCVVGLGFGMNLQAALASGKDGMMFTIVSVVSVMVLGFIIGKVIKVDTKTSYLISSGTAICGGSAIAAVAPVVDADDKQMSVSLGTVFVLNALALLIFPPLGHYFGLTNQQFGEWAAIAIHDTSSVVGAAAAYSDESLQVAAMVKCTRALWILPLALITMVFFRKNSGKGKFDVIPWFIFLFAIAMVINTYLFPAIGVPAEVGKYIVMVAKRGFAITLFLIGTGLSKDALKKCGAKPFIQGVVLWAVIGVGSLLVIKGF; via the coding sequence ATGAAAGAAAAAATCGCAAAGATTGCTTTCGTGGCACTGATCCTCGCCGCATGCTGCCCCTGTGTCGCCTCCTGGATGGCACTTTTGGCTGGCATCGTTTACGCATTCGCCTTTGGCGGCCCTGCATTCCCCAAGTTCGCCAAGAAGACCCAGAAGTACTTGCTCCAGGGCTGCGTGGTGGGTCTCGGTTTCGGCATGAACTTGCAGGCAGCACTTGCCAGCGGTAAGGACGGCATGATGTTCACCATCGTTTCCGTGGTTTCCGTCATGGTGCTTGGTTTCATCATCGGCAAGGTCATCAAGGTGGACACCAAGACTTCCTACCTGATTTCCAGCGGCACCGCAATTTGCGGCGGTTCCGCCATTGCAGCAGTGGCTCCCGTTGTGGACGCCGACGACAAGCAGATGAGCGTTTCATTGGGAACGGTCTTCGTGCTGAACGCCCTGGCCCTTCTGATTTTCCCGCCCCTTGGCCACTACTTCGGTCTCACCAACCAGCAGTTCGGTGAATGGGCGGCCATCGCCATCCACGACACCAGTTCCGTGGTAGGTGCCGCAGCCGCTTACAGCGACGAATCCCTCCAGGTGGCCGCCATGGTGAAGTGCACCCGAGCCCTCTGGATTCTGCCTCTCGCCCTCATCACCATGGTGTTCTTCCGCAAGAATTCCGGCAAGGGCAAGTTCGATGTGATTCCCTGGTTCATTTTCCTCTTCGCCATCGCCATGGTCATCAACACCTACCTGTTCCCCGCCATCGGCGTTCCTGCTGAAGTAGGCAAGTACATCGTGATGGTCGCCAAGCGCGGTTTCGCCATTACTTTGTTCCTCATCGGTACAGGCCTTTCCAAGGATGCCCTCAAGAAGTGCGGCGCCAAGCCCTTTATCCAGGGCGTTGTGCTGTGGGCGGTCATCGGCGTAGGAAGCCTCCTGGTCATCAAGGGATTCTAA